One Carassius carassius chromosome 28, fCarCar2.1, whole genome shotgun sequence genomic window carries:
- the LOC132108439 gene encoding G2/M phase-specific E3 ubiquitin-protein ligase-like isoform X2, producing MEYRSSKSKERQSFNYGPKGRFKPKERKHVQINVGLMVPHETDGTDLKPLRGKTLPLFTDPEVAAPELLKQAVQKMRTFNKDMHEGPYVLLYPDCSQVVHVPGSERPFKLAEYKKEIGKAYSRITFFICLEKHYKRVDDTSDSDSEIVITTRSTAEFNRADTLVFEPQNQSTPKLKLEDERDAPGHPSTIQPGQIVISDAEDLDPPEKNPEKTSCYSKYTDLYAPNVEQGDEELVAVNVQNFQHTTMEETDITLSDIIANLSLPIDHKRVSRFNISRANVWDGAVRGFKRATYSETCDMLVKFTDDTGVLEEGIDTGGPRREFLTLLMKHLKDRPIFDGPEGHRFLVYNAKAVREDAYYLAGKMIAVSVVHGGPGPHFLSKDLVHYLAGQPSFKAPVNLITDEEIGKALQEIENAASLDALHECMMRHSTMLQTAGCLRHVATVEEKREIVSDYLQWYIIDRNSSVIDRFREGLSTLGFLTALQQHPTLLAPALCHSEKQLTAFDLERLFKPDLSPSGSNRRLKESQTMGYWADYLLDCEG from the exons ATGGAGTACAGAAGCTCGAAGTCAAAAGAACGGCAGTCTTTTAACTATGGGCCAAAAGGAAGATTTAAGCCTAAAGAAAGAAAACACGTCCAG ATAAATGTAGGATTGATGGTGCCACATGAAACTGATGGGACCGATTTAAAACCTCTAAGAGGAAAAACACTCCCGTTATTTACAGACCCAGAGGTAGCAGCTCCTGAACTACTGAAACAAGCTGTACAGAAAATGAGAACATTTAACAAGGACATGCACGAAGGACCTTACGTCCTTTTGTATCCAGACTGCTCACAGGTGGTCCATGTGCCTGGGTCAGAAAGGCCATTCAAATTGGCAGAATATAAAAAGGAAATAGGAAAAGCATATTCCAGGATCACTTTTTTCATTTGCCTAGAAAAACACTATAAAAGAG tggatgatACCTCAGACTCTGATTCTGAAATTGTCATCACAACAAGGAGCACAGCTGAATTCAATCGAGCTGACACTTTG GTTTTTGAACCACAAAATCAAAGTACTCCCAAACTCAAGCTGGAAGATGAAAG AGATGCACCAGGACATCCATCAACAATTCAGCCAGGACAG atagttataTCTGATGCTGAGGATCTGGATCCACctgaaaaaaatccagaaaaaacgtCTTGCTAcag TAAATACACAGACCTGTATGCACCAAATGTTGAACAAGGGGACGAAGAGCTGGTTGCTGTCAATGTGCAGAATTTCCAACACACAACAAT GGAGGAGACAGACATTACATTATCTGACATCATAGCAAACCTGTCACTTCCTATTGATCATAAAAGAGTCAGCCGGTTCAACATCTCAAGGGCAAATGTTTGGGATGGGGCAGTCAGAGGTTTCAAGCGTGCAACATATTCAGAAACCTGTGACATGCTGGTCAAATTTACTGATGATACTGGTGTTCTGGAAGAGGGAATTGACACTGGTGGTCCAAGACGAGAGTTTTTAACTCTACTAATGAAACATCTAAAAGACCGGCCCATTTTTGATGGACCAGAAGGACATCGATTCTTGGTCTACAATGCAAAGG CTGTTAGGGAGGATGCATACTACCTGGCAGGAAAGATGATTGCGGTGTCAGTTGTGCATGGAGGTCCAGGACCCCATTTCCTGTCGAAAGATCTTGTACATTATCTTGCAGGCCAGCCTTCATTTAAAGCACCAGTTAATTTAATAACTGATGAAGAAATAGGGAAAGCTTTGCAAGAG AttgagaatgctgcttcattggATGCTCTGCACGAATGTATGATGAGACACAGTACAATGTTACAGACAGCAGGGTGTCTGAGACATGTGGCTACTgtagaagaaaagagagaaattgTTTCAGACTACCTCCAGTGGTATATTATTGACCGCAACTCATCTGTAATTGACAG ATTCAGGGAGGGTCTTTCAACCCTGGGGTTTTTGACTGCACTACAGCAACACCCTACTTTGCTGGCCCCTGCCCTGTGCCACTCTGAAAAGCAACTCACTGCTTTTGACCTTGAGAGACTCTTCAAACCTGACCTCAGTCCTTCGGGGAGTAATCGAAGACTTAAAGAAAGTCAAACCATGGGCTACTGGGCAGACTATCTCCTTGATTGTGAAGGTTAG
- the LOC132108439 gene encoding G2/M phase-specific E3 ubiquitin-protein ligase-like isoform X1 produces MEYRSSKSKERQSFNYGPKGRFKPKERKHVQINVGLMVPHETDGTDLKPLRGKTLPLFTDPEVAAPELLKQAVQKMRTFNKDMHEGPYVLLYPDCSQVVHVPGSERPFKLAEYKKEIGKAYSRITFFICLEKHYKRVDDTSDSDSEIVITTRSTAEFNRADTLVFEPQNQSTPKLKLEDERDAPGHPSTIQPGQIVISDAEDLDPPEKNPEKTSCYSKYTDLYAPNVEQGDEELVAVNVQNFQHTTMEETDITLSDIIANLSLPIDHKRVSRFNISRANVWDGAVRGFKRATYSETCDMLVKFTDDTGVLEEGIDTGGPRREFLTLLMKHLKDRPIFDGPEGHRFLVYNAKAVREDAYYLAGKMIAVSVVHGGPGPHFLSKDLVHYLAGQPSFKAPVNLITDEEIGKALQEIENAASLDALHECMMRHSTMLQTAGCLRHVATVEEKREIVSDYLQWYIIDRNSSVIDRFREGLSTLGFLTALQQHPTLLAPALCHSEKQLTAFDLERLFKPDLSPSGSNRRLKESQTMGYWADYLLDCEEGQAAVSVEDVLMFATGLSSLPPSGLEPLPQIEFLDDSAFPIANTCSNALKLPLLDSYTLFKSQMDFGIQNSPGFGCF; encoded by the exons ATGGAGTACAGAAGCTCGAAGTCAAAAGAACGGCAGTCTTTTAACTATGGGCCAAAAGGAAGATTTAAGCCTAAAGAAAGAAAACACGTCCAG ATAAATGTAGGATTGATGGTGCCACATGAAACTGATGGGACCGATTTAAAACCTCTAAGAGGAAAAACACTCCCGTTATTTACAGACCCAGAGGTAGCAGCTCCTGAACTACTGAAACAAGCTGTACAGAAAATGAGAACATTTAACAAGGACATGCACGAAGGACCTTACGTCCTTTTGTATCCAGACTGCTCACAGGTGGTCCATGTGCCTGGGTCAGAAAGGCCATTCAAATTGGCAGAATATAAAAAGGAAATAGGAAAAGCATATTCCAGGATCACTTTTTTCATTTGCCTAGAAAAACACTATAAAAGAG tggatgatACCTCAGACTCTGATTCTGAAATTGTCATCACAACAAGGAGCACAGCTGAATTCAATCGAGCTGACACTTTG GTTTTTGAACCACAAAATCAAAGTACTCCCAAACTCAAGCTGGAAGATGAAAG AGATGCACCAGGACATCCATCAACAATTCAGCCAGGACAG atagttataTCTGATGCTGAGGATCTGGATCCACctgaaaaaaatccagaaaaaacgtCTTGCTAcag TAAATACACAGACCTGTATGCACCAAATGTTGAACAAGGGGACGAAGAGCTGGTTGCTGTCAATGTGCAGAATTTCCAACACACAACAAT GGAGGAGACAGACATTACATTATCTGACATCATAGCAAACCTGTCACTTCCTATTGATCATAAAAGAGTCAGCCGGTTCAACATCTCAAGGGCAAATGTTTGGGATGGGGCAGTCAGAGGTTTCAAGCGTGCAACATATTCAGAAACCTGTGACATGCTGGTCAAATTTACTGATGATACTGGTGTTCTGGAAGAGGGAATTGACACTGGTGGTCCAAGACGAGAGTTTTTAACTCTACTAATGAAACATCTAAAAGACCGGCCCATTTTTGATGGACCAGAAGGACATCGATTCTTGGTCTACAATGCAAAGG CTGTTAGGGAGGATGCATACTACCTGGCAGGAAAGATGATTGCGGTGTCAGTTGTGCATGGAGGTCCAGGACCCCATTTCCTGTCGAAAGATCTTGTACATTATCTTGCAGGCCAGCCTTCATTTAAAGCACCAGTTAATTTAATAACTGATGAAGAAATAGGGAAAGCTTTGCAAGAG AttgagaatgctgcttcattggATGCTCTGCACGAATGTATGATGAGACACAGTACAATGTTACAGACAGCAGGGTGTCTGAGACATGTGGCTACTgtagaagaaaagagagaaattgTTTCAGACTACCTCCAGTGGTATATTATTGACCGCAACTCATCTGTAATTGACAG ATTCAGGGAGGGTCTTTCAACCCTGGGGTTTTTGACTGCACTACAGCAACACCCTACTTTGCTGGCCCCTGCCCTGTGCCACTCTGAAAAGCAACTCACTGCTTTTGACCTTGAGAGACTCTTCAAACCTGACCTCAGTCCTTCGGGGAGTAATCGAAGACTTAAAGAAAGTCAAACCATGGGCTACTGGGCAGACTATCTCCTTGATTGTGAAG aaGGCCAGGCTGCTGTGTCTGTGGAAGATGTTTTGATGTTTGCAACTGGGCTGTCTTCACTTCCCCCATCTGGCTTGGAACCGCTGCCACAAATAGAGTTCCTGGATGACTCTGCTTTCCCAATAGCAAATACATGTTCAAACGCCTTGAAATTACCACTCCTAGACTCATACACTTTGTTTAAGTCACAAATGGACTTTGGAATTCAAAATAGTCCAGGATTTGGCTGTTTTTAA
- the pih1d2 gene encoding PIH1 domain-containing protein 2, producing the protein MDNARYDNKAALQQMNQFWSMLDDMSQNNPEEYRSFIERQLREGAEFHSPPEPHACIRAPLLGPKEGILYINMCGWKRVPAPTSHSDPVPVCGGRLQTVTEEKEQYSVVDVAFNPEVLQTAEKDKHEKETLHLLALNFIQQQHNLNLSQSYKLTKDKIKGRIQDLKQRLMSPQMCKSSAKNPQPEPAPSLLQQISSLQLAESNEDSSIQLNIERENKPARSGLIEVISSTESDQSQPQQPKHHLTVCPDGSSSSRNLQLNVELPGVRSVSQCQLSISQDDILLEVEDLYYLHLWFPELVKEETCTATFNKKKQILNVTVAVL; encoded by the exons ATGGACAACGCTCGGTATGATAATAAGGCAGCTCTGCAGCAGATGAATCAGTTTTGGTCGATGTTAGATGACATGTCTCAGAATAATCCGGAGGAGTACAGGAGCTTCATTGAACGGCAGTTACGGGAGGGAGCGGAGTTTCACTCCCCGCCGGAGCCGCACGCCTGCATCCGTGCTCCTCTTCTG GGACCAAAGGAAGGAATATTGTACATTAACATGTGCGGTTGGAAACGTGTACCAGCGCCCACATCTCACAGTGATCCTGTTCCTGTGTGTGGAGGACGATTGCAGACAGTGACTGAGGAGAAAG AGCAATACAGTGTCGTTGATGTTGCCTTCAACCCTGAGGTTCTGCAGACGGCAGAGAAAGACAAACATGAGAAAGAGACGCTTCACCTACTTGCTCTGAACTTCATCCAGCAGCAGCATAATCTGAATCTGTCCCAGAGCTACAAACTCACCAAAGACAAAATCAAAGGCAGAATTCAGGATTTGAAGCAGCGTCTCATGTCACCACAAATGTGCAAATCTTCTGCCAAAAACCCACAACCTGAACCGg CCCCGTCACTCCTACAGCAGATCTCCTCACTGCAGCTGGCTGAGAGTAATGAGGACTCAAGCATCCAGCTGAACATAGAGCGGGAGAATAAACCAGCGCGATCAGGTCTCATTGAGGTGATCTCCAGCACAGAATCAGACCAGTCACAGCCACAACAACCCAAGCATCATCTCACAGTCTGTCCTGATGGCAGCAGCTCTTCTAGGAACCTGCAGCTGAACGTTGAGCTTCCTGGGGTGAGATCTGTGTCACAGTGCCAGCTCAGCATCTCTCAG GATGATATTCTCCTGGAAGTAGAAGACCTTTATTATCTTCATCTATGGTTTCCTGAGTTGGTCAAGGAGGAGACATGCACTGCAACGTTTAATAAGAAGAAACAAATTCTAAATGTTACAGTGGCTGTGTTATGA
- the LOC132108437 gene encoding odorant receptor 131-2-like yields the protein MNLSQNNNLSSTPNSNEGNQKLLLVQVLVGILLYVNGLMIFTFLKKEAFRETRYILFAQTLFADSALMLLTDLTLMGSFYQFPVHIIPCYIFCTLTSLVSVVSPMTLVAMCLERYVAICMPLRHSSISTPKNTFIGLLVIWSVSFIIPLFISIVCFVFIPPGVLRIYVVCTVEAMLQIKWLADMRAISLQLLFIMMLSIILSTYIKIVLAARSASSEKKNSTNKGLKTIILHGVQLLLCMMQLLIPYIEMPLWKVNVMLFVNVRYSNFILFLILPRCLSPLVYGLRDKKFYNALKYYAFCGILVCNKHKIRDGKIFRGVVSISIHN from the coding sequence ATGAACTTAAGCCAAAACAACAATTTGAGCAGCACGCCTAATTCAAACGAAGGAAATCAGAAGCTTTTGCTGGTGCAGGTGCTGGTGGGGATTCTTCTCTATGTGAACGGATTGATGATTTTCACTTTTTTGAAGAAAGAGGCCTTCAGGGAAACACGCTACATTCTGTTTGCTCAGACTCTTTTTGCTGACTCTGCTCTTATGCTGTTGACTGATTTAACCCTCATGGGGTCATTTTACCAGTTCCCTGTGCATATAATTCCTTGCTATATCTTCTGCACACTTACATCTTTGGTCTCTGTTGTTTCACCCATGACTCTTGTCGCCATGTGTTTGGAGCGCTATGTTGCCATATGTATGCCTTTAAGACATTCTAGCATCTCCACCCCTAAAAACACCTTCATTGGGCTTCTCGTCATATGGAGTGTCAGTTTTATCATCCCATTGTTTATTTCCATagtctgttttgtctttattccTCCTGGTGTCTTGCGCATTTATGTTGTGTGTACAGTGGAGGCTATGTTACAGATAAAATGGCTGGCAGACATGAGAGCGATTAGTCTGCAGCTCTTATTCATCATGATGTTGAGTATTATTCTCTCCACCTACATTAAGATTGTGTTGGCGGCCAGATCTGCCTCCTCCGAGAAGAAAAACTCAACAAATAAGGGTCTCAAAACTATAATTCTCCATGGTGTTCAGCTGCTTCTGTGTATGATGCAGCTTTTAATCCCTTACATAGAAATGCCATTATGGAAAGTAAATGTCATGCTGTTTGTAAATGTAAGATACTCAAATTTCATCTTGTTTTTGATCTTGCCTCGTTGTTTGAGTCCATTGGTTTATGGATTACGAGACAAAAAGTTTTATAATGCTCTTAAATATTACGCCTTTTGTGGAATTTTGGTATGTAATAAGCACAAAATAAGAGATGGAAAGATCTTTAGAGGAGTAGTAAGCATTTCCATACACAATTAA
- the dixdc1a gene encoding dixin-A: MGAKQMKCLSSSSPAHTPKEEYIIAKSEDSGEIVGNHTEQPQSLEDVVKSSATEPSPGPEHAGKEESSTWEEQLCAQQEQLEKEMQETRKMVTRLQALLLHGSLPEDEQTSTLSFGDSTSTEQQLILIRSRLDQSMEESLDLKRELLRYKQEARNLQAIKDALQQRMSVQEDSVLQLKQELLRSSMARDELEGQNVELERKLSERNRLLSEYKKELGLKDRLLQQQQSKLDDALRRISESYHRLSGCENNGYSHMMDTSSAVFQHRMGDELQLVRDALRSLRDSFSGHDPQHHTLDTLEQGVASLMDRVHTTENKKRQVRKGSARSPGRKANHTDRESWPSSSKMAHSHSSPVLSAAASTKVLYYTDRSLTPFLVNIPKRLGEVTLQDFKAAVDRHGFFRYHFKSLDPEFGTVKEEVFQDDAVIPGWEGKIVAWVEEDHGEGR; the protein is encoded by the exons ATGGGAGCCAAACAAATGAAATG TCTCAGTTCATCCAGTCCAGCACACACACCCAAGGAGGAGTATATTATTGCCAAATCTGAAGATTCAGGAGAGATAGTGGGAAACCACACGGAGCAACCACAAAGCCTAG AGGATGTAGTGAAATCCTCAGCCACTGAGCCGTCTCCTGGCCCAGAGCATGCTGGGAAAGAGGAAAGCAGCACATGGGAGGAACAGCTATGTGCCCAGCAGGAACAGCTGGAGAAGGAGATGCAGGAGACCAGGAAAATGGTGACAAGGCTTCAG GCCTTACTGCTGCATGGGTCTCTACCCGAGGACGAGCAAACATCTACTCTGAGCTTTGGAGACAGTACCAGCACAGAGCAACAGCTG ATTTTAATCCGCAGTCGTCTGGACCAGAGTATGGAGGAGTCTTTAGATCTGAAG AGAGAACTTTTAAGATACAAGCAGGAGGCACGTAATCTGCAGGCTATTAAG GATGCCTTGCAGCAGAGAATGTCTGTGCAGGAGGACTCAGTGCTGCAGCTCAAACAGGAGCTGCTCAGATCCAGCATGGCCAGAGACGAGCTGGAGGGACAGAAT gtggaaTTAGAAAGGAAGCTGAGCGAACGAAACAGATTGCTGAGTGAATACAAA AAAGAACTCGGGCTGAAAGACAGACTTCTTCAGCAGCAGCAGTCAAAACTGGATGATGCACTGCGTAGGATAAGTGAAAGCTATCATAGG TTGTCAGGATGTGAGAATAATGGCTACAGTCACATGATGGACACATCTTCTGCTGTTTTCCAACACAGAATG GGGGATGAGCTACAGCTGGTGCGCGATGCTCTGCGCAGTCTGAGGGACAGTTTCAGTGGTCATGACCCACAGCACCACACACTGGACACATTGGAGCAGGGTGTAGCCAGTCTGATGGACCGCGTCCACACCACAGAGAACAAGAAAAGGCAGGTGAGAAAG GGTTCAGCCAGGTCTCCTGGACGAAAAGCCAATCACACAGACCGAGAATCATGGCCATCAAGCTCAA AGATGGCTCATTCTCACAGTAGCCCTGTTCTCAGTGCGGCAGCCTCAACCAAAGTACTCTACTACACAGATCGCTCTCTCACACCCTTCCTAGTCAACATCCCTAAGAG GCTGGGGGAGGTTACACTACAGGACTTCAAGGCGGCTGTGGATAGACATGGCTTTTTTAGATATCACTTCAAATCTCTGGATCCAGAGTTTGGAACGGTGAAGGAAGAG GTGTTTCAGGACGATGCCGTTATTCCTGGATGGGAAGGGAAGATCGTCGCATGGGTGGAGGAGGATCATGGAGAGGGGAGATAG
- the LOC132108439 gene encoding uncharacterized protein LOC132108439 isoform X3 → MEYRSSKSKERQSFNYGPKGRFKPKERKHVQINVGLMVPHETDGTDLKPLRGKTLPLFTDPEVAAPELLKQAVQKMRTFNKDMHEGPYVLLYPDCSQVVHVPGSERPFKLAEYKKEIGKAYSRITFFICLEKHYKRVDDTSDSDSEIVITTRSTAEFNRADTLVFEPQNQSTPKLKLEDERDAPGHPSTIQPGQIVISDAEDLDPPEKNPEKTSCYSKYTDLYAPNVEQGDEELVAVNVQNFQHTTMEETDITLSDIIANLSLPIDHKRVSRFNISRANVWDGAVRGFKRATYSETCDMLVKFTDDTGVLEEGIDTGGPRREFLTLLMKHLKDRPIFDGPEGHRFLVYNAKAVREDAYYLAGKMIAVSVVHGGPGPHFLSKDLVHYLAGQPSFKAPVNLITDEEIGKALQEIENAASLDALHECMMRHSTMLQTAGCLRHVATVEEKREIVSDYLQWYIIDRNSSVIDRRPGCCVCGRCFDVCNWAVFTSPIWLGTAATNRVPG, encoded by the exons ATGGAGTACAGAAGCTCGAAGTCAAAAGAACGGCAGTCTTTTAACTATGGGCCAAAAGGAAGATTTAAGCCTAAAGAAAGAAAACACGTCCAG ATAAATGTAGGATTGATGGTGCCACATGAAACTGATGGGACCGATTTAAAACCTCTAAGAGGAAAAACACTCCCGTTATTTACAGACCCAGAGGTAGCAGCTCCTGAACTACTGAAACAAGCTGTACAGAAAATGAGAACATTTAACAAGGACATGCACGAAGGACCTTACGTCCTTTTGTATCCAGACTGCTCACAGGTGGTCCATGTGCCTGGGTCAGAAAGGCCATTCAAATTGGCAGAATATAAAAAGGAAATAGGAAAAGCATATTCCAGGATCACTTTTTTCATTTGCCTAGAAAAACACTATAAAAGAG tggatgatACCTCAGACTCTGATTCTGAAATTGTCATCACAACAAGGAGCACAGCTGAATTCAATCGAGCTGACACTTTG GTTTTTGAACCACAAAATCAAAGTACTCCCAAACTCAAGCTGGAAGATGAAAG AGATGCACCAGGACATCCATCAACAATTCAGCCAGGACAG atagttataTCTGATGCTGAGGATCTGGATCCACctgaaaaaaatccagaaaaaacgtCTTGCTAcag TAAATACACAGACCTGTATGCACCAAATGTTGAACAAGGGGACGAAGAGCTGGTTGCTGTCAATGTGCAGAATTTCCAACACACAACAAT GGAGGAGACAGACATTACATTATCTGACATCATAGCAAACCTGTCACTTCCTATTGATCATAAAAGAGTCAGCCGGTTCAACATCTCAAGGGCAAATGTTTGGGATGGGGCAGTCAGAGGTTTCAAGCGTGCAACATATTCAGAAACCTGTGACATGCTGGTCAAATTTACTGATGATACTGGTGTTCTGGAAGAGGGAATTGACACTGGTGGTCCAAGACGAGAGTTTTTAACTCTACTAATGAAACATCTAAAAGACCGGCCCATTTTTGATGGACCAGAAGGACATCGATTCTTGGTCTACAATGCAAAGG CTGTTAGGGAGGATGCATACTACCTGGCAGGAAAGATGATTGCGGTGTCAGTTGTGCATGGAGGTCCAGGACCCCATTTCCTGTCGAAAGATCTTGTACATTATCTTGCAGGCCAGCCTTCATTTAAAGCACCAGTTAATTTAATAACTGATGAAGAAATAGGGAAAGCTTTGCAAGAG AttgagaatgctgcttcattggATGCTCTGCACGAATGTATGATGAGACACAGTACAATGTTACAGACAGCAGGGTGTCTGAGACATGTGGCTACTgtagaagaaaagagagaaattgTTTCAGACTACCTCCAGTGGTATATTATTGACCGCAACTCATCTGTAATTGACAG aaGGCCAGGCTGCTGTGTCTGTGGAAGATGTTTTGATGTTTGCAACTGGGCTGTCTTCACTTCCCCCATCTGGCTTGGAACCGCTGCCACAAATAGAGTTCCTGGATGA
- the LOC132108438 gene encoding uncharacterized protein LOC132108438: MDCDRGMFCPFCGKHMSSLTRFCFACGRCLEFLKDADQTETSDILHQCVQYFNEGHSYAVIVDMMSSLHGVNISLRTLKSKLNEAGLYRRKSYSSLNSVSNAIRLELRGPGQLFGYRTMWQVLKQKYNFRVKRDDVMNMLRELNPRGCESRTRRRFTRRTYHSMGPNYMWHADGYDKLKPFGLAISGCIDGFSRKVLWLECGPTNNNPTVIAHFFMSCVRNLGVIPMRLRTDCGTENGTMAAIQCTLRHHHSDYYSGASSHMYGSSINNQRIESWWSIFRKGRSQFWMELFADLREAGYFNGSHEHQCLLRYCFGDVIQKDLDECVRLWNSHRIRPSRTAACPGGVPNELYYLPHRFGSRDCGFQIEQAELDALPEASLSMTPCGDPNMQEYLDFAMEHNQLQKPENWESASELYMKLKEMAQL; the protein is encoded by the exons ATGGACTGCGACCGAGGGATGTTTTGTCCGTTTTGTGGCAAACACATGAGCAGCTTAACGCGGTTTTGCTTTGCGTGTGGTCGGTGTTTGGAGTTCCTAAAGGACGCGGACCAGACGGAAACATCAGACATACTGCATCAATGTGTTCAATATTTTAACGAGGGCCACTCGTACGCTGTAATCGTGGACATGATGTCAAGTCTACACGGTGTAAACATCAGCTTGAGGACTCTTAAAAGTAAACTGAACGAAGCCGGGTTGTACCGCAGAAAGTCTTATTCCTCTCTAAACTCCGTGAGTAACGCCATCAGATTGGAACTTCGTGGACCTGGACAACTATTTGGCTACCGCACGATGTGGCAGGTACTTAAACAAAAGTACAATTTTCGAGTGAAGAGGGATGATGTGATGAATATGCTCCGGGAGCTTAATCCTCGAGGGTGTGAGAGCAGAACACGCAGAAGGTTTACAAGAAGAACTTACCACTCAATGGGACCTAACTATATGTGGCACGCAGATGGTTATGATAAACTTAAGCCATTCGGTTTGGCCATATCGGGATGCATAGATGGATTTTCACGTAAAGTACTGTGGCTTGAATGTGGACCAACAAACAATAACCCAACAGTGATTGCTCACTTTTTCATGTCATGTGTGCGAAACCTCGGTGTCATCCCCATGAGACTGAGGACTGATTGTGGCACTGAGAACGGCACGATGGCTGCAATTCAATGTACCCTACGCCACCATCACAGTGACTACTACTCTGGCGCATCCAGCCACATGTACGGCTCATCTATAAATAACCAGCGTATTGAGTCCTGGTGGTCTATATTTAGAAAGGGAAG GTCTCAGTTCTGGATGGAGTTATTTGCAGACCTTAGAGAAGCCGGATACTTCAACGGGAGTCATGAGCATCAGTGCCTATTGAGATATTGCTTTGGTGATGTTATTCAGAAGGACTTGGATGAGTGTGTGAGACTGTGGAACAGTCACAGGATTCGCCCTTCCAGAACAGCAGCATGTCCAGGAGGAGTGCCCAATGAACTCTACTACTTACCACACAG GTTTGGCTCCAGAGACTGCGGATTTCAAATCGAACAGGCTGAACTGGATGCCCTTCCTGAGGCTAGCCTGTCAATGACTCCTTGTGGAGACCCTAACATGCAGGAGTACTTGGACTTTGCCATGGAACACAATCAGTTACAGAAGCCAGAGAACTGGGAGTCTGCATCAGAACTATACATGAAACTAAAAGAAATGGCTCAGCTATGA
- the LOC132107617 gene encoding transmembrane protease serine 5-like: MTDIGPNYTDGFVQITSEHQSSLESVWRFRGSCSTGKVIAMKCFECGTRAKLPRIVGGVEATLGRWPWQVSLYYSNRHICGGSIITNQWIVTAAHCVHNYRLPQVSSWLVYAGILTSNSAKLAQYQGLAVVRIIYNKNYNHRTHDNDIALVKLRAPLNFSDSIRPVCLPQYDYDLPGGTQCWISGWGYTQPDDVHIPEVLKEAPVPLISTKKCNSSCMYNGEITPRMLCAGFKEGKVDACQGDSGGPLVCQDENVWRLVGVVSWGTGCAEPNHPGVYTKVAEFLEWIYEIIEVSK; encoded by the exons ATGACTGATATTGGGCCAAACTACACAGATGGATTTGTCCAAATCACCTCAGAACACCAAAGCAGTTTGGAGAGTGTATGGCGTTTCAG gggaAGCTGTAGTACAGGAAAGGTTATTGCAATGAAATGTTTTG AGTGCGGGACCAGAGCAAAGTTACCTAGGATTGTTGGAGGAGTGGAAGCCACTCTTGGCAGATGGCCCTGGCAAGTGAGCCTCTATTACAGTAACCGCCACATCTGTGGAGGATCCATCATCACCAACCAATGGATAGTTACAGCTGCTCACTGTGTCCACAA CTACAGGCTACCTCAAGTGTCCAGTTGGTTGGTTTATGCTGGTATTTTAACCAGCAACTCGGCTAAACTGGCTCAGTACCAAGGTTTAGCTGTGGTGAGGATCATCTACAACAAGAATTACAACCACAGGACTCATGACAATGATATCGCTTTGGTGAAATTAAGAGCTCCTTTGAACTTCTCAG ACTCCATCAGACCTGTGTGTCTACCTCAGTATGATTATGATCTACCAGGAGGAACCCAGTGCTGGATCTCTGGTTGGGGATATACACAGCCAGATGATG TTCATATACCAGAGGTTCTCAAAGAAGCACCAGTTCCATTAATAAGCACCAAGAAATGCAATAGTTCTTGCATGTACAATGGAGAGATCACACCTCGAATGCTCTGTGCAGGATTTAAAGAAGGAAAAGTGGATGCATGTCAG GGGGACAGTGGAGGTCCTTTGGTTTGCCAGGATGAGAATGTCTGGAGGCTGGTTGGTGTTGTCAGCTGGGGAACAGGCTGTGCTGAGCCAAACCATCCAGGAGTTTATACCAAAGTGGCTGAGTTTTTAGAGTGGATATATGAGATAATAGAGGTAAGTAAATGA